A region of Homo sapiens chromosome X, GRCh38.p14 Primary Assembly DNA encodes the following proteins:
- the TSR2 gene encoding pre-rRNA-processing protein TSR2 homolog isoform a (isoform a is encoded by transcript variant 1), producing MAGAAEDARALFRAGVCAALEAWPALQIAVENGFGGVHSQEKAKWLGGAVEDYFMRNADLELDEVEDFLGELLTNEFDTVVEDGSLPQVSQQLQTMFHHFQRGDGAALREMASCITQRKCKVTATALKTARETDEDEDDVDSVEEMEVTATNDGAATDGVCPQPEPSDPDAQTIKEEDIVEDGWTIVRRKK from the exons ATGGCGGGCGCTGCAGAAGATGCGCGAGCTCTTTTCCGGGCTGGGGTCTGCGCGGCCCTGGAGGCCTGGCCGGCCTTGCAG ATCGCTGTGGAGAATGGCTTCGGGGGTGTGCACAGCCAGGAGAAGGCCAAGTGGCTGGGGGGTGCAGTGGAGGATTACTTCATGCGcaatg CTGACTTGGAGCTAGATGAGGTGGAAGACTTCCTTGGAGAGCTGTTGACCAACGAGTTTGATACAGTTGTGGAAGACGGGAGTCTGCCCCAG GTGAGCCAGCAACTGCAGACCATGTTCCACCACTTCCAGAGGGGTGATGGGGCTGCTCTGAGGGAGATGGCCTCCTGCATCACTCAGAGAAAATGCAAGGTCACAGCCACTGCACTTAAGACAGCTAGAGAGActgatgaggatgaagatgatGTGGACAGTGTGGAAGAGATGGAG GTCACAGCTACGAATGATGGGGCTGCTACAGATGGGGTCTGCCCCCAGCCTGAACCCTCTGATCCAGACGCTCAGACTATTAAGGAAGAGGATATAGTGGAAGATGGCTGGACCATTGTCCGGAGAAAAAAATGA
- the TSR2 gene encoding pre-rRNA-processing protein TSR2 homolog isoform b (isoform b is encoded by transcript variant 2), translated as MAGAAEDARALFRAGVCAALEAWPALQIAVENGFGGVHSQEKAKWLGGAVEDYFMRNADLELDEVEDFLGELLTNEFDTVVEDGSLPQQLQTMFHHFQRGDGAALREMASCITQRKCKVTATALKTARETDEDEDDVDSVEEMEVTATNDGAATDGVCPQPEPSDPDAQTIKEEDIVEDGWTIVRRKK; from the exons ATGGCGGGCGCTGCAGAAGATGCGCGAGCTCTTTTCCGGGCTGGGGTCTGCGCGGCCCTGGAGGCCTGGCCGGCCTTGCAG ATCGCTGTGGAGAATGGCTTCGGGGGTGTGCACAGCCAGGAGAAGGCCAAGTGGCTGGGGGGTGCAGTGGAGGATTACTTCATGCGcaatg CTGACTTGGAGCTAGATGAGGTGGAAGACTTCCTTGGAGAGCTGTTGACCAACGAGTTTGATACAGTTGTGGAAGACGGGAGTCTGCCCCAG CAACTGCAGACCATGTTCCACCACTTCCAGAGGGGTGATGGGGCTGCTCTGAGGGAGATGGCCTCCTGCATCACTCAGAGAAAATGCAAGGTCACAGCCACTGCACTTAAGACAGCTAGAGAGActgatgaggatgaagatgatGTGGACAGTGTGGAAGAGATGGAG GTCACAGCTACGAATGATGGGGCTGCTACAGATGGGGTCTGCCCCCAGCCTGAACCCTCTGATCCAGACGCTCAGACTATTAAGGAAGAGGATATAGTGGAAGATGGCTGGACCATTGTCCGGAGAAAAAAATGA
- the TSR2 gene encoding pre-rRNA-processing protein TSR2 homolog isoform c (isoform c is encoded by transcript variant 3) yields the protein MFHHFQRGDGAALREMASCITQRKCKVTATALKTARETDEDEDDVDSVEEMEVTATNDGAATDGVCPQPEPSDPDAQTIKEEDIVEDGWTIVRRKK from the exons ATGTTCCACCACTTCCAGAGGGGTGATGGGGCTGCTCTGAGGGAGATGGCCTCCTGCATCACTCAGAGAAAATGCAAGGTCACAGCCACTGCACTTAAGACAGCTAGAGAGActgatgaggatgaagatgatGTGGACAGTGTGGAAGAGATGGAG GTCACAGCTACGAATGATGGGGCTGCTACAGATGGGGTCTGCCCCCAGCCTGAACCCTCTGATCCAGACGCTCAGACTATTAAGGAAGAGGATATAGTGGAAGATGGCTGGACCATTGTCCGGAGAAAAAAATGA